The Solibacillus sp. FSL W7-1464 genome contains a region encoding:
- a CDS encoding spore germination protein, with translation MTQAMDIKQEIKRLNKQFLHSSDFVAKEIQLGRGKNVILCYYSSLVNKSDVEQNLINLKQLSESSSQNTQKTSHNTDQSLSNESQNNSDKNQDSGAQKQQLANEETITITTEKYDEQKLVDYVCNGETLIILLKSKQMIRLQNGEFAHKTPEEPENEQILRGSHEGFVENLDVNIQLIRKRIKNNKLVVKTILLGHETKTTVYYFYVENVVDSEALKTVENRLNSIDVDMLYSTGQLTDYLDDQVWSPFPQLLLTERPDRVVANILEGKIAVMSDLSNNALIGPVTFFSFYQTPDDFNSRVIVGTFYRLTRLFGFVSAIFLPAFYIAIVSFHFEVLPLELANKVKTDINQIPYRPLIEAMIMELTIELIREASVRLPKSIGQTIGIVGGLVIGDAIVSAGLVSNLMVIVVAFTAISSFVVPSVELNTTIRTLRFPFMFLASLFGFFGIVIGTFLLVVHLMNLSSLKRPYFSPVIPFDPVGMRKIFFRGPYYGANRQARSFKSKRNDRE, from the coding sequence TTGACACAAGCAATGGATATAAAGCAGGAAATTAAACGACTTAATAAGCAATTCCTCCATTCATCAGACTTTGTTGCAAAAGAAATTCAGCTTGGTCGAGGGAAAAATGTTATTTTATGTTATTATTCATCCCTTGTGAATAAATCGGATGTAGAACAGAACCTTATAAACCTGAAACAGTTAAGTGAATCTTCATCACAGAATACCCAAAAAACAAGTCATAATACTGATCAATCTTTATCAAATGAATCACAAAACAATAGTGATAAAAATCAAGATTCCGGGGCTCAAAAACAACAGCTAGCCAATGAGGAAACTATAACAATTACTACAGAAAAGTATGATGAGCAAAAACTTGTTGATTATGTATGTAATGGTGAGACTTTAATTATTCTATTAAAGTCTAAACAGATGATTCGATTACAAAATGGCGAATTTGCCCACAAAACACCTGAAGAACCTGAAAACGAACAAATATTAAGGGGTTCGCATGAGGGATTCGTTGAAAATTTGGATGTTAATATTCAGCTGATCCGAAAACGTATAAAAAACAATAAACTCGTTGTTAAAACAATCCTGCTTGGTCATGAAACGAAAACTACTGTTTACTACTTTTATGTAGAGAATGTCGTGGACAGTGAGGCACTTAAAACAGTTGAGAATCGGTTGAATTCTATCGATGTAGACATGCTTTACAGTACCGGACAGTTGACAGATTATTTGGACGATCAAGTATGGTCACCGTTTCCTCAGCTGCTGCTTACAGAACGGCCAGATCGTGTAGTAGCGAATATTTTGGAAGGTAAAATAGCCGTAATGAGTGATTTGTCGAACAACGCACTCATTGGACCCGTTACATTTTTTTCGTTTTATCAAACACCGGATGATTTCAACTCCCGTGTAATCGTCGGAACATTTTACCGGCTGACACGATTATTTGGTTTTGTATCAGCCATTTTTTTACCTGCATTTTATATTGCGATTGTAAGTTTTCATTTTGAAGTGCTCCCGCTAGAACTCGCAAATAAAGTTAAAACGGATATAAACCAGATTCCATACAGACCACTCATAGAAGCAATGATTATGGAATTAACGATTGAATTGATTCGTGAGGCCAGTGTCCGGTTGCCGAAGTCAATTGGCCAGACTATTGGTATTGTAGGAGGTCTTGTAATTGGCGATGCCATTGTAAGTGCGGGCCTTGTATCAAATTTAATGGTAATTGTTGTGGCTTTTACAGCTATATCGAGTTTTGTTGTGCCTTCAGTAGAACTAAATACGACGATACGGACGCTTCGTTTCCCGTTCATGTTTTTAGCCTCGCTATTTGGATTTTTCGGAATTGTAATTGGAACATTTTTATTGGTCGTTCATTTAATGAATTTAAGTTCTCTTAAACGTCCTTATTTTTCACCGGTTATTCCATTTGATCCAGTAGGAATGCGGAAAATTTTTTTCCGTGGTCCTTATTACGGAGCCAATAGACAAGCAAGAAGCTTTAAATCGAAAAGGAATGATAGAGAATGA
- a CDS encoding GerAB/ArcD/ProY family transporter, with protein MTIQLTKIQLFLLMFVMQTGFVYTSFQNMLIENSKRDATIQFLAVAFIFFLQLLFFERMHQYFFLNGFTKTLYLIYWSIYIIIFVVYITYVLTTWVFPNTPEIVLITIFLSVCLYASVSRPETAVNIGVVLIPMLLLFLLFMFLTVTNLNVTNLLPFFYDRSNTWFMGFVFSTYAFGGAEMYIVLRKYLAKNEIMPKKALAIYYLILTSFYLLSITFTLMFFSLEELKLIPEPILYILHSVEVTFVKRLDLFFVYIWLSWSLVTIVNYVLVIRLVYFENKIKYPKVKLLIFFIVVGGTANFMIRFSVLEFLKQNLVYGVIAFTFLLPILIILINKIRGRTVSDSVKSS; from the coding sequence ATGACGATCCAATTGACGAAGATACAATTGTTTCTGTTAATGTTCGTAATGCAAACCGGATTTGTCTATACATCATTTCAGAATATGCTTATCGAAAATAGCAAACGTGATGCTACTATTCAGTTTCTTGCTGTTGCGTTCATCTTTTTTCTGCAGTTATTGTTTTTTGAACGGATGCATCAATACTTTTTCTTAAACGGATTTACAAAAACGCTTTATCTAATTTACTGGTCAATCTATATTATAATATTTGTAGTTTACATTACTTATGTACTAACTACTTGGGTGTTTCCGAATACACCTGAAATTGTTCTAATTACCATATTTTTATCGGTTTGCCTGTATGCAAGCGTTAGCAGACCTGAAACAGCTGTCAATATAGGCGTCGTATTAATTCCGATGTTATTACTGTTTTTATTGTTTATGTTTTTAACAGTGACAAATCTAAATGTAACGAATTTACTGCCGTTTTTTTATGACCGTTCTAATACTTGGTTTATGGGATTTGTTTTCAGTACGTATGCATTTGGCGGTGCTGAGATGTATATCGTTCTTCGCAAATATTTAGCTAAAAATGAAATAATGCCGAAAAAGGCGTTGGCTATTTACTATTTGATATTAACAAGTTTTTACTTACTTTCAATTACTTTTACATTGATGTTTTTTTCTTTGGAAGAACTAAAACTAATTCCTGAGCCTATTCTGTATATATTACATTCAGTCGAAGTTACATTTGTGAAAAGGCTCGATCTATTTTTTGTTTACATTTGGCTTTCTTGGTCTTTAGTAACGATCGTCAATTACGTACTTGTCATAAGACTTGTCTATTTTGAAAATAAAATTAAATATCCGAAAGTAAAACTGCTTATTTTTTTCATCGTTGTGGGGGGCACCGCAAATTTTATGATCAGGTTTTCAGTACTGGAATTTTTAAAACAAAATTTAGTTTATGGAGTTATTGCTTTCACATTTTTATTGCCAATTCTCATCATACTTATCAATAAGATAAGGGGGCGGACAGTATCCGATTCGGTAAAATCATCTTAA
- a CDS encoding Ger(x)C family spore germination protein — MAGCWDERLYKNSSVVSLTGFEGEIGKLTAYYAYPEATTTEMKTVIITGNGVSPRDVRQDAELNVEQTMDLSVLSTILISEKTAEDDIYKYLDGYFRDANSPITSKLAIIQGDLKPFFEVSEDKQSTAGEYYDRFITSLEENSMVIPYTLQTASTIIFEDAQDLALPYLKMGEEKHPKAEGMALFSGRSFTGKTLTIDEGVLLNILNDSLGFATRISYLYEDSPVTVRINKSKRKLNISENKIEIPLKLEFILSEFPDDNLDKTSVKKELEQFLEKEIEKDMKEVIKKLQEANCDAIGLGRSVRAFHPEWFKKDWSEHFSTLDISPKVDVEIVKTGILE; from the coding sequence CTGGCAGGATGTTGGGATGAGAGGCTTTATAAAAACTCATCCGTTGTATCGCTTACAGGTTTTGAAGGTGAAATAGGAAAGTTAACTGCCTATTATGCCTATCCGGAAGCTACAACAACAGAAATGAAAACGGTGATCATTACAGGGAATGGTGTTTCACCGCGTGATGTACGGCAGGATGCAGAACTAAATGTCGAACAGACAATGGATTTATCGGTATTATCAACGATTCTGATTTCTGAAAAAACCGCAGAAGATGATATTTACAAGTATTTGGATGGATACTTTCGTGATGCGAATAGTCCAATTACTTCAAAATTAGCCATTATTCAAGGAGACTTAAAACCATTTTTTGAAGTAAGTGAAGATAAGCAAAGTACAGCAGGGGAGTATTATGATCGCTTTATTACAAGCTTGGAAGAAAATTCGATGGTCATACCATACACATTGCAAACAGCTTCTACTATAATTTTTGAAGATGCCCAAGACCTGGCCTTGCCGTATTTAAAGATGGGAGAAGAGAAACATCCTAAGGCAGAAGGAATGGCGCTATTTTCCGGGCGCTCCTTTACTGGAAAAACTTTGACTATTGACGAAGGCGTTCTATTAAATATTTTAAATGATTCTCTTGGATTTGCTACGCGCATCTCTTATTTATATGAAGACAGTCCAGTAACAGTAAGGATCAATAAATCGAAACGTAAACTGAATATTTCTGAAAATAAAATTGAAATTCCTCTAAAACTGGAGTTTATACTTTCTGAATTTCCAGATGATAATTTAGATAAGACCAGTGTCAAAAAAGAGCTGGAGCAATTTCTTGAAAAGGAAATCGAAAAAGATATGAAAGAAGTTATAAAAAAATTACAGGAAGCAAATTGTGATGCAATTGGACTCGGACGTAGTGTACGAGCATTTCATCCGGAATGGTTTAAAAAAGATTGGAGCGAACATTTTTCAACTTTGGATATTTCCCCAAAAGTAGATGTAGAAATAGTGAAAACGGGTATATTGGAATAA
- a CDS encoding MBL fold metallo-hydrolase, giving the protein MNKQMNYGDDYKFIPATSVQSGVSEELLPDLYVHTIQIANIVFYGSPDNNGFVLIDAGMPKSAKEIIDVAENRYGKNAKPKAIILTHGHFDHVGAIIELVKHWQVPVFAHKLELPFLTGLDNYPEPDPTVDSGLVAKMSPMFPNEAIDLGESVQELPSDGTVPFMEGFKWIHTPGHTPGHVSLFRERDGALIAGDAFVTVKQESLYKVFTQEKEVNGPPKYLTPDWTAAFDSVKKLAALNPSVAVTGHGVPMSGAELSEGLRKLVDDFDQVALPKNTK; this is encoded by the coding sequence TTGAATAAACAAATGAATTACGGAGATGACTATAAATTTATACCTGCTACTTCTGTGCAAAGTGGTGTGAGTGAGGAATTATTGCCCGACTTATATGTTCATACGATTCAAATTGCGAATATTGTTTTCTATGGCAGCCCTGATAATAACGGTTTTGTTTTAATAGACGCCGGGATGCCCAAAAGCGCAAAAGAAATTATTGATGTGGCAGAAAACAGATATGGTAAAAATGCAAAACCGAAAGCGATTATTTTGACACACGGGCATTTTGATCATGTAGGGGCTATCATTGAACTTGTAAAGCACTGGCAAGTACCGGTTTTCGCCCATAAGTTGGAACTGCCGTTTTTAACAGGCTTAGATAATTATCCGGAGCCGGACCCTACTGTTGATAGCGGGTTAGTTGCTAAAATGTCCCCGATGTTCCCGAATGAAGCGATTGACTTAGGGGAATCTGTGCAGGAACTTCCGTCTGATGGAACAGTACCATTTATGGAAGGGTTCAAGTGGATTCATACACCGGGTCATACACCTGGACACGTTTCGTTATTCAGGGAACGCGACGGAGCACTTATTGCAGGGGATGCTTTTGTGACGGTAAAGCAGGAATCCTTATATAAAGTATTTACCCAGGAAAAAGAAGTGAACGGACCACCGAAGTATTTGACGCCGGACTGGACCGCCGCTTTTGATTCGGTAAAAAAGTTGGCAGCATTAAATCCATCTGTAGCGGTTACAGGACATGGGGTGCCGATGAGCGGGGCAGAGCTGAGCGAGGGGTTGCGTAAACTTGTTGATGATTTTGATCAAGTAGCATTGCCAAAGAATACTAAATAG